The Vannielia litorea genome segment GGCGTCGATATCGAGGTCGATCCGGAACACCCCGTCAAACCGCGGCGCCTCCTCGCTGCCCTTCTTGCCCGTGGCCTCCCCCACCGGCACATGCCGCGCCTCAACCCTGTCGGGGTCATAAAGCAGCGCCAACTCCTGCTGGGTGTCGTTCGGAAAGCCGATCAGCGCCTTGCGCGCCCGCAGCCCGAAGAGCGCTGCAAAGCCTTCCAGCGCGGTTTCGGTGCGGCGCGGTGCCTTCCAGTCCGGCGCCTCCACGATCAGCACCGCATCGGCGTCCAGCGCCGTGAAGACGATGCCCAGTGCCTCCAGCTGCGCCGCCCGCGTCACGTTCCACCTGGCGGACCATTCATTGTCCGCCAGCGGCGCGCCCACCTCGTCGAAAAGGGCGTTGAACCACTCCACATTGTAGGTGGCCAGCCTCACGACCCGTTGATCTCCTCCCAGGCCCGGTTCACCGCGATCAGCCTCTTCTCGGCCATCCGCACTGCCTCTTCCGGCACGCCGCGCGCCATCATCACATCCGGGTGGCTCTCGCGCACCTGCCGCTTCCATGCCGCCCGCACCTCTTCCAGCGGCGCATCGGGCGCAACGCCGAGTACCGCGTATGGGTCCGGCTCGGCATCGGGCACAAAGCGGGCGCGCAGCGAGCGAAACTCCCGGTCATCGACCCGGAAGATTGCCGCCACCCGAGCCAGAAAGTCATCTTCCTTCGGGTGATACTCCCCATCCGCCATCGCGATATGGAACAGCCCCTCCAGCAGGTCCGTCAGCGCGCCGTGGCCCTCGTCGAACATCCGAGCAATCCGCGCGGCATAGTCCTCGAAGCCCGCCACATCCTGCCGCGCGAGGTTGAACACCCGCGCCGCATTGGCCTCCTCGGCGGGCGGAATGGTAAAGACCTCACGAAACGCCGTGACCTCGTCGCGCGTCACCTGCCCGTCCGCCTTGGCCATCTTGGCCCCCAGCGCGATGACCGCGATGGTAAAGCCCACCGTCCGTTCCGGCGCCGTGCGCAGCTTGTCGAACACCGCCGAAAGCCCCTCGCCAGCAGCGAGAGCCGAAAGCGCGTCCCCTATGCGTGACCAGATCGACATGGGGGCACCTTACCTGCGCAAGGCGCTGGGGTCACAAGAATTTCTGCATCAGCACAAGGTCATGCCACCGGTCGAACTTGCGGCCCACCTCGGGCAGCCGCGCCACCTCGGCAAAGCCCAATGCGGCATGAAATTTCACGCCAGCCGCGTTCTCCCCGCTGACCCCGGCAAAGAGCGAATGTACGCTGGCCTCCCGCGCATGAGCACAGAGCGTCGCCATCAGCGCACGCCCCACGCCCTGCCCCGCCGCCTCGGGGCGCACCACGATCGAATGCTCCTTGGTGTGGGCGTAGCCCACCCCGTTCCGGAACGGCCCGTAGCTGACATAGCCCAGCACCCGCCCCTCCACTTCGGCGACCCAAAACGGCTGCCCGGCCTCGATCGCCCCCGAGATCTCTTCGGGCGTCTTCTCGATGCTGTTGAAGGTCACGATGGTGTCGCGGATCACCCAGTTGATCAGCCCGCAGATCGCCTCTGCATCGTTGGCCTGAGCCCGCCTTACCTCAGCCACTTCGGCCCGTCCGGCGTGTCGAACCGCGCCGCCATCCGCGTCGGCCCCCGGATGAACCGCAGGCGCGGGTCGTCCAGCCCAAGATCCTTCAGCCCGCGCGCCTCCTCATGGCCCACCAGAAGCTCCGCCAGCCGCACGCCCTCATCAGGCAGCCGCGGTGCTGGGTGCGGCCCCTGCCACTCGATCAGCGCCGGATGCATGTTGTTCATCGGCAAGATGCCCGTCTCCGGCACCGCCATCGCCCAGCGATACTCCCCCCGCTGCAGGGCCATCGGCACCCCAACACCGGGGCGCTCGGCCACCTTGGCCGCAAGGTCATCCACCCGGCAGACCCAGCGCGCAATCCGCGGCTGGCCCTGAAAGCGATCGAGGTCAAACCACCGTGGCCGCCCCGGATCGGCGCCCTCCGGGTCCACAGCGATCACCTCCAGATATTCCTCGCCCCCCAGCGCCAGCAGCGCATTGTGGGTGCCAAAGGCCTCGTGCTTGCCCCCCGCCGCCAAAGGCACACCGAGCGCCTCCTCGACATAGGCCACCCCGTCCTCGAGCCGCGTGCAAAGCACGGCGATATGGTCAAATTCAATCATGCC includes the following:
- a CDS encoding VOC family protein — translated: MIEFDHIAVLCTRLEDGVAYVEEALGVPLAAGGKHEAFGTHNALLALGGEEYLEVIAVDPEGADPGRPRWFDLDRFQGQPRIARWVCRVDDLAAKVAERPGVGVPMALQRGEYRWAMAVPETGILPMNNMHPALIEWQGPHPAPRLPDEGVRLAELLVGHEEARGLKDLGLDDPRLRFIRGPTRMAARFDTPDGPKWLR
- a CDS encoding molecular chaperone DjiA translates to MSIWSRIGDALSALAAGEGLSAVFDKLRTAPERTVGFTIAVIALGAKMAKADGQVTRDEVTAFREVFTIPPAEEANAARVFNLARQDVAGFEDYAARIARMFDEGHGALTDLLEGLFHIAMADGEYHPKEDDFLARVAAIFRVDDREFRSLRARFVPDAEPDPYAVLGVAPDAPLEEVRAAWKRQVRESHPDVMMARGVPEEAVRMAEKRLIAVNRAWEEINGS
- a CDS encoding GNAT family N-acetyltransferase → MAEVRRAQANDAEAICGLINWVIRDTIVTFNSIEKTPEEISGAIEAGQPFWVAEVEGRVLGYVSYGPFRNGVGYAHTKEHSIVVRPEAAGQGVGRALMATLCAHAREASVHSLFAGVSGENAAGVKFHAALGFAEVARLPEVGRKFDRWHDLVLMQKFL